A stretch of Bordetella genomosp. 13 DNA encodes these proteins:
- a CDS encoding SLBB domain-containing protein gives MCILAPAHAQQQLPIPDPVMPANAQQQLPIPDPVMPGRARQQLPIPDPVTPARAQQPLPTPDPIVPSRPRQQSPIPEPITPIRAQPRMPEPVAPRGQLPIPDPVDPRRETPSVATGAVAAVGPGDTLLITVVGQSNLETRVTVDADGEIVAPLLGSIRVSGQTPSAIGRQIAQGLRSKGLLNDPQVSVEVITVRSRVVSVLGQVARPGRYAIENNLSLLEVVAMAGGTLPDASDTAVLMRRGDGGQQRVEMFVGNRQSPSRMVQDTELQPGDVVFLPQAPRFYIYGEVRGPGAYPVEHGLTVMRALSLAGGLTERASESRIDLNRTDVVTGDITKQRVKLGDKVQPGDVIHVDERLF, from the coding sequence ATGTGCATTCTGGCGCCGGCGCACGCGCAGCAGCAGCTCCCCATTCCCGATCCGGTCATGCCGGCGAACGCGCAACAACAGTTGCCCATTCCCGATCCGGTGATGCCTGGACGAGCGCGGCAACAGTTGCCCATCCCCGATCCGGTAACGCCCGCGCGAGCGCAACAGCCGCTTCCCACGCCGGATCCCATCGTTCCTTCGCGGCCGCGGCAGCAATCCCCCATTCCCGAGCCCATCACGCCGATACGTGCGCAGCCCAGGATGCCCGAGCCCGTGGCGCCGCGCGGCCAGCTGCCCATACCCGATCCCGTGGATCCGCGGCGCGAGACTCCATCCGTGGCCACAGGCGCGGTGGCCGCCGTGGGCCCCGGCGATACGCTGCTGATAACGGTGGTCGGTCAATCCAATCTCGAAACGCGCGTCACGGTCGATGCCGACGGCGAGATCGTCGCGCCGCTGCTGGGCAGCATACGAGTGAGTGGACAAACGCCCTCGGCCATCGGCCGGCAGATCGCGCAGGGCCTGCGCAGCAAGGGTTTGCTCAACGACCCGCAGGTTTCTGTCGAAGTCATCACCGTGCGCAGCCGCGTGGTGTCGGTGCTGGGCCAGGTCGCGCGTCCCGGCCGTTATGCCATCGAGAACAACCTGTCGCTGCTCGAAGTGGTGGCCATGGCGGGCGGCACCCTGCCCGATGCCTCCGACACCGCGGTGCTGATGCGCCGCGGCGATGGCGGCCAGCAGCGCGTCGAGATGTTCGTGGGCAACCGCCAGTCTCCGTCGCGCATGGTGCAGGACACCGAGCTGCAACCGGGCGACGTCGTGTTCCTGCCGCAGGCGCCGCGCTTCTATATCTATGGCGAAGTGCGCGGCCCCGGCGCCTACCCTGTCGAGCATGGCCTCACCGTCATGCGTGCGCTGTCGTTGGCCGGGGGCCTGACCGAGCGCGCATCCGAAAGCCGCATCGACCTCAACCGCACCGACGTGGTCACCGGCGATATCACCAAACAGCGCGTCAAGCTCGGCGACAAGGTGCAGCCCGGCGACGTCATCCACGTGGACGAGCGCCTGTTCTGA